Proteins encoded together in one Maricaulis maris window:
- a CDS encoding CBS domain-containing protein, translating into MTDTPASPDPDSRPWFSRLFRGASGAESGHGTLPTGVMPNSIEADALDKLRVADVMVPRADIIGVDVSTPLGQLAKIFAEAAHSRLPIYRDTLDDPVGVVHIKDVVSHLAPGSSGKRPAGWAHKQVLPSIGRPLLFAPPSMKALDLLRRMQGRRMHLALVVDEYGGTDGLVTLEDLIEPIVGDIEDEHDDEETPAIRSRGPGVWDVEARAEIDAFEAVVGEEIAAEDEDEDVDSLGGLVFTLIGRVPERGEVIRHPTGYEFEVIEADTRRIKRMRVRATHKRPKPAATGSDGADAG; encoded by the coding sequence ATGACCGATACACCTGCGTCTCCCGACCCTGACAGTCGACCCTGGTTTTCGCGCCTGTTCAGAGGTGCCTCCGGCGCCGAGAGTGGTCACGGGACACTTCCGACCGGCGTGATGCCGAATTCCATCGAGGCCGATGCGCTGGACAAGCTGCGTGTCGCCGATGTGATGGTGCCGCGCGCCGACATTATCGGCGTCGATGTGTCGACGCCGCTCGGCCAGCTGGCCAAGATTTTCGCCGAGGCGGCGCATTCCCGCCTGCCGATCTATCGCGACACGCTCGATGATCCGGTCGGCGTGGTCCACATCAAGGACGTGGTCAGCCATCTCGCACCGGGATCATCCGGCAAGCGACCGGCCGGTTGGGCGCACAAGCAGGTGCTGCCCTCCATTGGCCGGCCCCTGCTGTTTGCGCCGCCGTCCATGAAGGCGCTCGACTTGCTGCGCCGCATGCAGGGCCGGCGCATGCATCTGGCGCTGGTTGTCGATGAATATGGCGGTACTGACGGTCTGGTGACACTGGAAGATCTGATCGAGCCGATCGTCGGTGATATCGAAGACGAGCACGATGACGAGGAAACCCCGGCCATCCGCTCGCGCGGTCCGGGGGTCTGGGATGTCGAGGCGCGTGCCGAGATCGACGCCTTCGAGGCCGTGGTCGGTGAGGAAATTGCCGCCGAGGACGAAGATGAGGATGTCGACAGCCTCGGCGGGCTGGTCTTCACCCTGATCGGTCGCGTCCCCGAGCGCGGCGAGGTGATCCGTCACCCCACCGGCTATGAGTTCGAGGTGATCGAGGCGGATACCCGACGCATCAAGCGCATGCGGGTTCGCGCGACCCACAAGCGGCCCAAGCCGGCTGCGACCGGTTCGGACGGTGCGGACGCCGGCTGA
- the lnt gene encoding apolipoprotein N-acyltransferase: MRRLHLLVWWPRTWLASRNGWRPRIALLLAGLFSALSLAPLHIVPALMLGLWVLFASLDGSRRLDRPVRSAFLRGFLFGFGYFIAGMAWVVYAFLTRGNGVEVLAPLALPALAALMAVFWGLGAALYVLIAPRSVWRVLVFAVALAFAEWLRGHLFGGLPWNLPAYVWPAGGLVSQTASWFGVYGLSLLTIFVLTAPLLAIAPRLELGRSLPTFAALTISAIVLATGAIRLAASAPDDVPGVTIRLVQAGIPQSQKWGDGGAALTRDRYLALTARPGIDAVTHVVWPEGALPTFMLEDGATLARIGDILANGQALLAGVNRRASSGEALSYYNTLASLHYESGTPRISALYDKVRLTPFGEFTPLAGLMAMTGIPALQDLARYQFSPGPGSQVLDVPGAPRMLPLICYEAIFPDFVRSSDERAAWIYNLSNDAWFGPSSGPRQHFNQASYRSIESGLPMVRSAALGVSGVVDALGRPLVTLDPSAEGVRDVALPGSLGRTPYSFWGDGPFLTFCLLVLIGMAWQQYREARIARATHS, from the coding sequence ATGCGGCGTCTCCACCTCCTTGTCTGGTGGCCACGAACCTGGCTGGCAAGCCGCAATGGGTGGCGTCCGCGCATTGCCCTGCTGCTCGCGGGCCTTTTCAGCGCCCTTTCTCTGGCCCCCTTGCATATCGTACCGGCGCTGATGCTGGGGCTGTGGGTCCTGTTTGCGTCCCTCGACGGGTCGCGACGCCTTGACCGCCCCGTGCGAAGCGCCTTTCTGCGCGGTTTCTTGTTCGGGTTCGGCTACTTCATCGCCGGCATGGCCTGGGTGGTCTACGCCTTTCTGACCCGCGGCAATGGTGTCGAAGTGCTGGCCCCCCTTGCCCTGCCGGCGCTTGCCGCCCTGATGGCCGTGTTCTGGGGGTTGGGCGCCGCGCTCTATGTGCTGATCGCGCCCCGCTCGGTCTGGCGGGTGTTGGTGTTTGCCGTGGCGCTGGCCTTTGCCGAGTGGCTGCGGGGGCATCTGTTCGGCGGTCTGCCCTGGAACTTGCCGGCCTATGTCTGGCCGGCGGGGGGACTGGTCAGCCAGACGGCATCCTGGTTTGGCGTTTACGGTCTCAGCCTGCTGACAATCTTCGTGCTGACGGCTCCGCTGCTGGCGATCGCGCCGCGTCTCGAACTCGGACGCTCATTGCCGACCTTTGCGGCATTGACCATTTCCGCCATTGTTCTGGCAACCGGAGCGATCCGGCTGGCGGCCAGCGCGCCGGACGACGTGCCCGGAGTGACGATCCGTCTGGTTCAGGCCGGGATCCCGCAATCGCAGAAATGGGGCGATGGCGGTGCGGCGTTGACGCGTGACCGCTATCTCGCGCTGACGGCCCGCCCCGGCATCGACGCGGTGACGCACGTCGTCTGGCCGGAAGGCGCCCTGCCGACATTCATGCTCGAGGACGGCGCCACCCTGGCCCGGATCGGCGACATTCTGGCCAATGGTCAGGCCTTGCTGGCAGGCGTGAACCGGCGGGCATCGAGTGGCGAAGCGCTTAGTTATTACAATACCTTGGCATCGCTGCACTATGAGTCCGGAACACCGCGTATTTCGGCGCTTTACGACAAGGTGCGCCTGACTCCCTTCGGCGAGTTCACACCCTTGGCCGGGCTGATGGCGATGACCGGTATCCCGGCGCTTCAGGATCTTGCGCGGTATCAGTTCTCACCGGGTCCGGGGTCGCAGGTGCTTGATGTTCCCGGTGCCCCGCGCATGCTGCCGCTGATCTGCTATGAAGCGATCTTCCCGGACTTCGTGCGGTCATCCGACGAGCGCGCCGCGTGGATCTATAACCTGTCCAATGATGCCTGGTTCGGACCGTCGTCCGGCCCGCGCCAGCATTTCAACCAGGCCAGCTATCGCAGTATTGAGAGTGGCCTGCCGATGGTGCGCTCGGCCGCGCTGGGCGTGTCCGGTGTTGTCGATGCCCTCGGACGGCCGCTGGTCACGCTGGATCCCAGTGCCGAAGGTGTCCGCGATGTGGCTTTGCCAGGCAGCCTGGGTCGCACCCCCTACTCGTTTTGGGGCGATGGGCCTTTCCTGACCTTCTGCCTGCTCGTCCTCATCGGAATGGCGTGGCAACAATATCGTGAAGCGCGGATCGCGCGGGCCACCCATTCGTGA
- the trmB gene encoding tRNA (guanosine(46)-N7)-methyltransferase TrmB, whose translation MDTLLPRIGLPSDGLIDPAALLPACDVQVLEIGFGGGEHLVAQAAARPLAGFIGIEPFLNGVAKALTAIDADGLDNVRLARADAREILPRFETACLDQIYLLFPDPWHKKRHAKRRFVQPETRDQFARLLKPGGRLRIATDVKSYADHCMIELTGDVRFAWQAGNAGDWRQPPADHITTRYETKNLGDCAPVFMDFVRV comes from the coding sequence GTGGATACACTTCTGCCCCGGATTGGTCTGCCGTCTGACGGCTTGATTGATCCGGCGGCCTTGCTGCCGGCCTGCGACGTCCAGGTACTGGAAATCGGTTTTGGCGGTGGTGAGCATCTTGTTGCCCAGGCAGCGGCGCGTCCGCTGGCCGGTTTCATCGGAATCGAGCCGTTTCTCAATGGCGTGGCCAAGGCCCTGACCGCAATTGATGCGGACGGTTTGGACAATGTGCGCCTGGCGCGGGCCGATGCCCGCGAAATCCTGCCCCGGTTCGAAACCGCCTGCCTTGACCAGATCTATCTGCTTTTCCCGGACCCTTGGCACAAGAAACGCCACGCCAAACGGCGCTTCGTCCAGCCGGAAACCCGAGACCAGTTTGCCCGTCTGCTGAAGCCCGGGGGCCGGCTGCGCATTGCGACCGACGTCAAATCCTATGCCGATCACTGCATGATCGAACTGACTGGCGATGTGCGGTTCGCCTGGCAAGCCGGAAACGCTGGTGACTGGCGTCAGCCGCCTGCGGACCACATCACAACCCGCTATGAAACCAAGAATTTGGGCGACTGTGCTCCGGTCTTCATGGACTTCGTGCGGGTCTGA
- a CDS encoding Fur family transcriptional regulator, giving the protein MPDKIEKLCVDKGLRMTDQRRVIARVLSFSDDHPDAEELHRRASEEDPRISLATVYRTVRLFEEAGIIERHDFRDGRSRYEEVGDEHHDHLIDLKSGEVIEFVNDEIERLQEAIARKLGYKLVDHRLELYGVPLKSADD; this is encoded by the coding sequence ATGCCGGACAAGATCGAGAAGCTTTGCGTCGACAAAGGGCTGCGGATGACGGATCAGCGCCGCGTCATTGCCCGTGTTCTCTCGTTTTCGGATGATCATCCGGACGCGGAGGAGCTGCACCGCCGCGCCTCCGAGGAAGACCCCCGTATCTCCCTCGCCACGGTCTACCGGACGGTTCGCCTGTTCGAGGAAGCCGGCATTATCGAGCGCCATGATTTCCGCGACGGAAGGTCGCGCTATGAGGAGGTCGGTGACGAGCACCACGACCACCTGATTGACCTAAAGTCCGGAGAAGTCATCGAATTCGTCAATGACGAGATCGAGCGGCTGCAGGAAGCGATTGCCCGCAAGCTGGGCTACAAGCTTGTTGATCACCGGCTGGAACTTTACGGCGTACCACTCAAGAGCGCCGACGATTAG
- the rimP gene encoding ribosome maturation factor RimP, protein MKTKSPQDDRILALAEPVAADLALEVVRVRIMSGKRPRLQIMADRLNGTGIEVEDCARFSRALSEIFEVEDPVSGEYDLEVSSPGIDRPLTTLAHFARWEGNEAKIELDRLAEGRKRFRGILAGVEDGNVGLDMDGEDDTTMIPFDWIVEAKLVLTDALIEADLKARGAGPATTEGDE, encoded by the coding sequence TTGAAGACAAAGTCGCCACAGGATGATCGCATCCTTGCCCTCGCCGAGCCGGTTGCCGCCGATCTCGCGCTTGAGGTTGTGCGTGTCCGTATCATGTCGGGCAAGCGCCCACGGCTCCAGATCATGGCCGACCGTCTCAACGGAACCGGGATCGAAGTCGAGGATTGCGCACGGTTTTCGCGCGCGCTGTCCGAGATCTTCGAGGTCGAGGATCCGGTGTCCGGCGAATATGACCTTGAGGTCTCCTCACCGGGTATTGATCGGCCGCTGACCACGCTGGCGCATTTCGCGCGCTGGGAAGGCAATGAAGCCAAGATTGAACTGGATCGCCTCGCCGAGGGCCGCAAGCGCTTTCGCGGCATCCTGGCCGGTGTCGAGGACGGCAATGTCGGGCTCGACATGGATGGCGAAGACGACACCACGATGATCCCGTTCGACTGGATCGTTGAGGCCAAACTGGTTTTGACAGACGCCTTGATCGAGGCGGATTTGAAAGCGCGGGGCGCCGGCCCTGCGACGACTGAAGGAGACGAATGA
- a CDS encoding PhoH family protein: protein MTAPRPPARKRAAKPRKAASESLYFEDVERLRGMAGAGDRFFMIMEEDLGVSISAPGRGQVVITAEDNAARDEAKRVLKRLYASLEHGLTCDEAAVRAALRMHDDEQTPGQVDDGVIRVPRGSSLIARTEGQRAYVRSLKNDKAYDLIFGVGPAGTGKTLLAVAYGASMLVQRKVEKLIITRPAVEAGEKLGFLPGDLNEKVDPYLLPVWDALADTLGRSQLEKMREDGRIEVAPIAFMRGRTLNRAFVIVDEAQNTSRSQMQMVLTRLGEGSRMAVTGDPSQCDLSPRDPSGLPHALDILSGTKGVAITRFSRVDVVRHDLVARIVEAYEEDARRRTGPAQPQ, encoded by the coding sequence GTGACCGCACCGCGTCCCCCGGCCCGCAAGCGCGCCGCCAAACCCCGCAAGGCGGCCTCTGAAAGCCTCTATTTCGAGGATGTTGAACGCCTGCGCGGCATGGCCGGCGCCGGTGATCGCTTCTTCATGATCATGGAGGAGGATCTCGGTGTCTCGATCAGTGCGCCGGGCCGTGGCCAGGTCGTGATCACAGCCGAGGACAATGCGGCCCGGGATGAGGCCAAGCGTGTTCTCAAGCGTCTCTATGCCAGCCTCGAGCATGGCCTGACCTGTGACGAGGCCGCCGTTCGCGCGGCGCTGCGGATGCATGACGATGAGCAGACGCCTGGGCAGGTCGATGACGGCGTGATCCGGGTGCCCCGCGGATCCAGCCTGATCGCCAGGACCGAAGGCCAGCGCGCCTATGTGCGCTCGCTCAAGAACGACAAGGCCTACGACCTGATTTTCGGTGTCGGCCCGGCCGGTACCGGCAAGACGCTGCTGGCGGTCGCCTATGGCGCCTCGATGCTGGTCCAGCGCAAGGTCGAGAAGCTGATCATTACGCGCCCGGCTGTCGAGGCCGGCGAAAAACTCGGCTTCCTGCCGGGTGATCTCAATGAGAAGGTCGATCCCTATCTGCTGCCGGTCTGGGATGCTCTTGCGGATACGCTTGGCCGCAGCCAGCTTGAGAAGATGCGCGAAGACGGTCGTATCGAAGTGGCACCGATTGCCTTCATGCGCGGTCGGACACTCAATCGTGCCTTCGTCATCGTTGACGAGGCCCAGAATACCTCGCGCTCGCAGATGCAGATGGTTCTGACCCGTCTGGGGGAGGGCTCGCGCATGGCGGTGACCGGCGATCCCAGCCAATGTGACCTCTCGCCGCGCGATCCATCGGGCCTTCCGCACGCTTTGGATATCCTTTCCGGCACCAAGGGTGTTGCCATTACGCGGTTTTCGCGTGTTGATGTGGTGCGCCACGATCTCGTGGCCCGTATTGTCGAAGCCTATGAGGAAGATGCGCGTCGCCGGACCGGGCCCGCGCAACCGCAATGA
- the miaB gene encoding tRNA (N6-isopentenyl adenosine(37)-C2)-methylthiotransferase MiaB, translated as MSTTRKRLFIKTYGCQMNVYDSERMKDVLTPLGYESTDTPDGADLVILNTCHIREKAAEKVYSELGRLRPLKEDKAASGGMTIAVAGCVAQAEGAEIMKRAPVVDLVVGPQTYHKLPELIAKAHRAKGEALDTEFEVEDKFDRLGNDRQVEGYSAFVTVQEGCDKFCTFCVVPYTRGAEWSRPVDQIVAEIRALAAKGIREVTLLGQNVNAFHGAPPAGREDEGVWGLGQLVRHIALIGGIERIRFTTSHPRDMDEDLIQAFADTPKLMPYFHLPVQSGSDTILKAMNRQHTAEDYYAIIERLRAVRPDIAISGDMIVGFPGESDADFEATMELVRRINYAACFSFKYSKRPGTPGASMFNQVDEAVKSERLAALQQLLDAQQIAFNESMIGKTLPVLFEKAGRLEGQLHGRSPYLQSVHVDAPAELLGQIAEVKIESASRNALSGQLVGAKRSAA; from the coding sequence ATGAGCACGACCCGCAAACGCCTCTTCATCAAGACCTATGGCTGTCAGATGAATGTCTATGATTCCGAACGGATGAAGGATGTTCTGACACCGCTCGGCTATGAATCGACGGACACGCCGGACGGCGCCGATCTGGTCATTCTCAACACCTGCCATATCCGCGAAAAAGCTGCCGAGAAAGTCTACTCCGAGCTTGGACGCCTGCGTCCGCTCAAGGAGGACAAGGCTGCGTCGGGCGGCATGACGATCGCGGTCGCCGGCTGTGTGGCCCAGGCCGAGGGCGCTGAAATCATGAAGCGGGCGCCGGTCGTCGATCTGGTCGTCGGCCCGCAGACCTATCACAAGCTTCCCGAGCTGATCGCCAAGGCCCACCGGGCCAAGGGCGAGGCGCTCGATACGGAGTTCGAGGTCGAGGACAAGTTCGACCGTCTCGGCAATGACCGCCAGGTCGAGGGCTATTCCGCTTTCGTGACCGTTCAGGAAGGGTGCGACAAGTTCTGCACCTTCTGTGTGGTGCCCTATACCCGCGGTGCCGAATGGTCGCGTCCGGTGGACCAGATCGTGGCCGAGATCCGGGCCCTGGCGGCCAAGGGCATCCGTGAAGTCACCCTGCTTGGCCAGAACGTCAATGCCTTCCACGGCGCGCCGCCGGCCGGCCGTGAGGACGAGGGGGTCTGGGGTCTGGGCCAGCTGGTTCGCCATATAGCCCTGATTGGCGGTATCGAGCGGATCCGCTTTACCACGTCGCATCCGCGCGACATGGACGAGGACCTGATCCAGGCCTTCGCGGATACGCCCAAGTTGATGCCGTATTTCCACCTGCCGGTACAGTCGGGCTCGGATACCATCCTGAAAGCCATGAACCGCCAGCATACGGCTGAGGACTACTACGCCATCATCGAGCGCCTGCGGGCGGTTCGGCCTGATATCGCGATCTCCGGCGACATGATTGTCGGCTTCCCGGGCGAAAGCGACGCCGATTTCGAGGCGACGATGGAGCTGGTTCGCCGGATCAACTATGCCGCCTGTTTCTCCTTCAAGTATTCCAAGCGTCCGGGAACGCCCGGCGCCTCGATGTTCAACCAGGTCGATGAAGCGGTGAAGTCCGAGCGGCTTGCGGCCCTCCAGCAGCTGCTCGATGCCCAGCAGATTGCGTTCAATGAGAGCATGATCGGCAAGACCCTTCCGGTCCTGTTCGAGAAGGCCGGTCGCCTCGAGGGGCAGCTGCATGGTCGCAGCCCCTATCTGCAATCGGTGCATGTTGATGCGCCGGCTGAGCTGCTCGGCCAGATCGCCGAGGTCAAAATCGAAAGCGCCTCGCGCAATGCCCTGTCCGGGCAGCTTGTCGGCGCGAAACGGAGTGCTGCGTGA
- a CDS encoding helix-turn-helix domain-containing protein: MPKVNPRGPNPIDIHVGSRIRLRRQLLKMSQEKLGDDLGVTFQQVQKYERGANRVGASRLYRMSRVLEVPVQFFFEGMGEQSTATGMAEGDQTPIVYDFIQSSDGVSLAESFSRIKDPKVRRRVLELVRTLAEDDQATRS, translated from the coding sequence ATGCCGAAGGTGAATCCTCGCGGCCCCAATCCAATTGATATTCATGTTGGTTCCCGTATCCGGCTGCGGCGGCAACTGCTCAAGATGAGCCAGGAAAAGCTGGGCGATGATCTCGGCGTCACCTTCCAGCAAGTGCAGAAATACGAGCGCGGTGCCAATCGTGTCGGCGCCAGCCGCCTGTATCGCATGTCCCGCGTCCTTGAAGTCCCGGTCCAGTTCTTCTTTGAGGGCATGGGTGAGCAATCGACCGCCACCGGCATGGCCGAGGGCGATCAGACGCCGATCGTCTATGACTTCATCCAGAGTAGCGATGGGGTCTCGCTGGCGGAGTCCTTCTCCCGGATCAAGGACCCCAAGGTCCGCCGCCGTGTTCTGGAACTGGTCCGCACGCTGGCCGAGGACGACCAGGCGACCCGGTCCTGA
- a CDS encoding GNAT family N-acetyltransferase: MTGLVERVWPTGAGDLAQLHARCFEAAWSSGEIASLLNLPGCSGWACRSGTEIIAMALFRSAADEAELLTLATSPDHRRLGLADKVLTTAEKALSSQGVARIFLEVSARNSGAQALYLRAGYGEIGRRRAYYRDGSDALVLEKWLHKDGQMTP, encoded by the coding sequence ATGACGGGGCTGGTCGAGCGGGTCTGGCCAACCGGCGCCGGCGATCTGGCGCAGCTGCACGCCCGCTGCTTCGAGGCCGCGTGGTCGAGCGGCGAGATCGCGTCACTGCTCAACCTGCCGGGCTGTTCCGGCTGGGCCTGCCGGTCCGGTACAGAGATCATTGCCATGGCGTTGTTTCGCAGCGCGGCGGACGAGGCAGAGTTGCTGACACTGGCAACGAGCCCGGATCACCGCCGCCTCGGCCTTGCTGACAAAGTGCTGACAACGGCGGAAAAGGCTCTTTCTAGTCAGGGTGTTGCCAGAATTTTTCTGGAAGTCTCCGCGCGCAACTCGGGCGCGCAGGCTCTTTATCTGCGGGCGGGCTATGGCGAGATCGGCCGTCGGCGGGCCTATTACCGGGACGGCAGCGATGCGCTGGTCCTCGAAAAATGGCTGCACAAAGATGGACAGATGACCCCGTGA
- the ybeY gene encoding rRNA maturation RNase YbeY translates to MNAVDLIVEDDAWSSLQGKTRLVDEAISAVCEELPVREPGVVAILLGSDDAVAAMNAQFRGKEGPTNVLSFPASEHADNHLGDIALAHGVVAREAEDRAIDVADHLRHLVIHGFLHLQGYDHQTDDEAATMETIERRALARLGVSDPYANEDAGPDPQSE, encoded by the coding sequence ATGAACGCCGTTGATCTGATTGTCGAAGATGACGCCTGGTCATCGCTGCAAGGCAAGACTCGCCTCGTCGATGAGGCGATCTCGGCTGTTTGCGAGGAACTCCCCGTGCGCGAGCCGGGCGTGGTGGCGATCCTGCTGGGCAGTGACGACGCGGTCGCGGCCATGAATGCCCAGTTTCGCGGCAAGGAGGGGCCGACAAATGTCCTCTCTTTCCCGGCGAGTGAGCATGCCGACAACCATCTGGGCGATATCGCGCTGGCGCATGGTGTGGTGGCTCGCGAGGCAGAGGACCGGGCCATCGACGTGGCCGACCATCTCCGCCATCTTGTCATTCATGGCTTCCTTCATCTTCAGGGCTATGATCATCAGACCGATGATGAAGCGGCGACCATGGAAACGATCGAGCGCCGCGCGCTCGCCCGACTGGGTGTCTCTGACCCCTATGCCAACGAGGATGCGGGTCCGGACCCGCAATCAGAATGA
- a CDS encoding TCR/Tet family MFS transporter: protein MSARPPGQHAVIFIFITVLIDMIGFGLIIPVMPELIEELTGLQANNAAVLGAWLMVSYAGMQFIFAPIVGGLSDRFGRKPVLLAALAGFTIDYLIMGFAPVFWLLVVGRILAGIFGASYSTANAFIADITPPEQRAARFGLIGAAFGVGFTLGPAIGGLLGDNFGPRAPFFAAAILAGANFVYGLIVLPETLKSENRRKFDIMRANPLGSLMQMRKYPAVLVLMSAIFLMLLGHSVYPAIWAYYTDFKFGWGPREIGLSLMAVGLSSAIVQGGLTRILVPRLGEWRAITLSLSLAVIAYALYGLATAGWMVYAIIVFAALGGIGQPALQGVMSRIVPQNAQGELQGAMTSLQSLSMIIGPLVMSRVFSHFSEDASVVTFAGAPFLLASGLTLIALVIGLSARRHDPGPNRSPATPPAPVSDPAE from the coding sequence ATGTCTGCCCGCCCGCCCGGTCAACACGCGGTCATCTTCATCTTCATCACCGTGTTGATCGACATGATCGGCTTCGGCCTGATCATTCCCGTGATGCCCGAGCTCATCGAGGAGCTGACCGGGCTTCAGGCGAATAACGCCGCCGTACTGGGCGCCTGGCTGATGGTGTCCTATGCCGGGATGCAATTCATTTTCGCGCCGATCGTGGGCGGCCTGTCCGACCGTTTCGGGCGCAAGCCGGTCCTCCTCGCGGCGCTTGCCGGTTTCACGATCGACTATCTGATCATGGGCTTCGCGCCCGTCTTCTGGTTGTTGGTGGTGGGACGCATTCTCGCCGGGATTTTCGGCGCCAGCTATTCCACGGCAAATGCCTTTATTGCCGACATCACTCCGCCCGAGCAGCGTGCAGCGCGGTTTGGCCTGATCGGGGCAGCGTTCGGCGTCGGTTTCACGCTCGGTCCGGCGATTGGCGGCCTGCTGGGCGACAATTTCGGACCGCGCGCACCCTTCTTTGCGGCGGCGATCCTGGCCGGCGCCAATTTCGTTTATGGCCTGATTGTCCTGCCGGAGACGCTGAAGTCGGAAAACCGGCGCAAGTTCGATATCATGCGCGCCAATCCACTGGGTTCGCTCATGCAGATGCGGAAGTATCCGGCCGTACTGGTGCTGATGTCGGCGATCTTCCTGATGCTGCTCGGACACTCGGTCTATCCGGCTATCTGGGCCTACTACACCGACTTCAAGTTCGGCTGGGGCCCGCGCGAAATCGGACTCTCTCTGATGGCAGTCGGCCTGTCCTCGGCCATCGTGCAGGGTGGTTTGACGCGCATTCTGGTGCCGCGCCTTGGCGAGTGGCGGGCGATTACCCTGTCATTGTCGCTCGCGGTCATTGCCTACGCCCTCTACGGCCTCGCGACCGCGGGCTGGATGGTCTACGCGATCATCGTGTTCGCGGCGCTGGGCGGTATCGGTCAGCCTGCGCTTCAGGGCGTCATGTCGCGGATCGTGCCGCAGAATGCCCAGGGCGAGTTGCAGGGCGCGATGACCTCCCTGCAGAGCCTGTCGATGATTATCGGCCCGCTGGTGATGTCGCGGGTGTTTTCGCATTTCTCCGAGGATGCATCGGTGGTGACCTTCGCCGGGGCCCCGTTCCTGCTGGCCTCCGGGCTGACGCTGATCGCGCTGGTCATCGGTCTCTCGGCGCGTCGCCATGATCCCGGTCCGAACAGGAGCCCCGCGACACCGCCTGCGCCGGTAAGCGACCCGGCGGAATAG